The sequence GGGAAAACTAGCTCATCAAAATGACAATCTGCAAATCTTGCTGTAAAGACATCTCCTGTTAATGGTTCAAGATATTTAATAATAGATGgtgaatcaaaaccaacataaatcCCAAGTCGACGTTGTGGGCCAAACTTAGTGCGTTGTGGTGGTGCTATAGGAACATaaacaacacaaccaaaaacacgCAAATGAGAAATGTCGGGTTGATGACCTAACACATGTTGCAAAGGAGAACATTGATTATTTGCATATGGTCGATAACGTACCATTGCATCAACATGCAAAATAGCATGTCCCCAAGCAGAAACAGGGAGTTGAGTTTTCATTAGCATAGGTCTCGCAATGAGTTGAAGGTGCTTAATGAATGATTCAGCTAAACCATTCTGTGTATGCACATGAGCAACATGATGTTCAACATCAATACCCAGCGACCGACAATATGCATCAAAAGTTTTAGAAGAAAACTCTGCCATACCATCAAGACGAATAGACTTGATGGAGTAATTTGCAAAATGAGCACGTAATCTAATAATCTGAACAAGAAGCTTAGAAAATGCAAGATTTCGTGTTGAGAGGAGGCAAACATGCAACCATCTAGCAGAAGCATCAATTAAAACCATAAAGTACTGAAATGGTCCACTTTGGGAATGAATAGGACCACAAATATCACCCTGTATTCTCTTTAAGAAAGTAGGGGATTCATGAACCACTTTCATCATTGACGGTTTGGTAATCAATTTTCCCAaagaacaagcagtacaaccaagTTCTTTATTAAACAGAAGTTTTTGTAAAGGATGTCCATGACAGTTTTTGACTATTCTACTCATCATAGTAGAACCTGGGTGTCCGAGCCAATCATGCCATAGCATGAAAGCATTCGGTTCATAAAACCTTTGGCTTATGACAGAATAAGATTCAACCTTTTGAATCTTTGTAAGGTACAACCCAGATGCGAGAGCTACAAGCTTCTCAACAACGTGTTTTCCACACGAATTTGATGAAGTAATATACAAATACTCCATATCGTTCTCATCTTCAATTTCTAGGTGATAACCATTACGACGTATATCTttaaaactcaacagattcttTTGGGATCCAGAGGAATATAAAGCGTCGTTAATAGTGAATATGGTACCACCTGGTAATGAGACACTTGCTCTACCAGAACCATCTATAAGACTGGATGAACCAGAGATGATATTGATATTAGCCTTGAACCTTTTCAAGGTAACAAAGTATCTACTACTTCGAAAGATGGAATTTGTCGTTCCACTATCAACAAGATAAATGTCACCGTCTGATTGACCCTTTGAGTTCATTCCTCTTCAAAATAAAGAAGGTGTAAAAAAAGTGCACAACATGTTCTAGCAAAAGATGTATATATcacaaatatgtatatatatattatacataaGCTTACATAttatacataaaaaaaaactaaaacagtTACAAGATGCCGGTTTAATTTACACTAAATAAACCATTAGCAAACTGATCGAAATCAGTTTCGTACTTAGTGTCTTCCAGATCAACCAAATAGCTAGCAACATCTAGCTTTGGAGATTTGGTGGAAACACTAGCTTCAGCTAGATTCATCTCTGTTTTTGCTGCcttcttcttttcattcttcATGAAAAGTTCACAGAGATAGTCAGGAGTTCGACAAGTTCTATATCAGTGGTTGTTACGACCACAACGAAAGCAATGTTGATCTTTGTCAGTTTTCTTGGAAGGATTGACTGCTAATTCCTTCCCCTTTACTTGTTTCGCATCCGTATCATGTTCCTTTTTATACGGATCACCACTGGTATTTTTGTTCTTTCGACCTCCACGTTTATTCTTTTTTCCACGAGAACCACGTTTACTAGAGTCGCGTCCATGTCTACAGTAAGATGTTTCATTTACTTCTGGCACAAGAGCAGAACCACAAGGACAAGATTCATGATTTTTCACCAGCAGTTCATTATTTTGTTCCGCTAGGAGAAGGACAACAATCAACTCTGAATATCGAGTGAAACGCCGTTCACGTAcgatattgttgttgaagtacgaTCTGAGACGAATGGAACGTACTGAAAGTTTTCTCCAGTTTAGACTCTTCTGTGACCATGTCACCGCATAACTGTAATTGTGCAGTAATTTCGTACAATGCAGAATTGTAGTTTGAAACAGATTTAAAGTCCTGGAATCTCAGATGAATCCGTTCATTTCTAAGGTTTGGTAACATGACCACCTTTAAGTGATCATATCTCTCTTTCAAGAAGCCTCATAGTACTTGGGGATCCCGGCATGCCATGAACTCATCTTTGTGAGTTGTGGAGAGGTGTTTGTGCATATCTGCTGCAGCACAAGCGCGTTCACTTGACATGCTATCTCCGTTTCCTGATCGCGTGACTAAGATTTTTAGCTTCAAGATGCAATTCAGCATCAAGCACCCAAGAAATATAATTCCCTCCATTAGGCAAAAGAGGAGCAAAGTCAAGTTTAATTAAATTCTACATCATAAGGTTAAACAAACTTACTTTTTGTACGTCGACTGCAACTTGAAATGCTAAGCaaactcttttctttctttctctatttttgtTAAACAGTACTTTAGAGCAGCAACTTTAGAACAAGCAAGTCGCGCTTTGTTAACTAAAACTTTGGAGCAACAACTTTAGAATGAGAAAGTCGTGCTACGTATTACGTTTCCAAAGTAATATTAACAATAATTAAAGCAAAtactaattaaccactaaactcaAAATGGATATTAAGAGAAGTAATAAGGGAGAAGGGAGAATTTCTTATTCACTTAAGCAATTGGGATGCCATATACATTAGCTAAGGGAGTTATTTATACAAGTTCTAAAGGTGTTAACTTGTATACACCACCTAGTTTAGATGTCACACTA comes from Papaver somniferum cultivar HN1 chromosome 7, ASM357369v1, whole genome shotgun sequence and encodes:
- the LOC113295922 gene encoding uncharacterized protein LOC113295922 translates to MLPNLRNERIHLRFQDFKSVSNYNSALYEITAQLQLCGDMVTEESKLEKTFTEQNNELLVKNHESCPCGSALVPEVNETSYCRHGRDSSKRGSRGKKNKRGGRKNKNTSGDPYKKEHDTDAKQNEKKKAAKTEMNLAEASVSTKSPKLDVASYLVDLEDTKYETDFDQFANGLFSVN